Below is a genomic region from Acidobacteriota bacterium.
AACACCGTCCGGTAGAAGGAGGCGTTTCCCTCCCAGGGCTCACCGGTCTCCAGGGCCACGTTCCGCCGGACCGGCCGGTGGACCTGCAGCCGGGCTCCTCCCGACATGCGGTCGATGAGATGTTCATCCACCATGAGCTCGAGACGGGAGCCCACGTCGACGGTTTCCGCGGAAGCGCCCGGGGCGGAGGCTCCCATAGCGACGACGAGAATGATCAGGTGTTGAAGACGGAGACAAGACTGTCTCCCCACCCAGGATGCCCCCATCTGTTTTCTCAGGAGGATGCGCTGCAACTCTCGACGGCCCCCGATTGGCAAGCCTTCCGCACCGCGTCCAGCACGGCCATGTTCTCGACGCCCGCCTCGATCCTGTCGTCCGCCGTGCCGCCGCAAGCGGCGACGAAGGCGTCGACCTCGTCGGCATACTGGTTGACGCCACGGACCCGGTGCACCTCGTGTTTGCCATCCTGGTCGATGACCGTCACGTGGACCCGCTTGTGAGGCGCGGGTACGTAGCCCTGGGGCGCCTTGATGATTCCCCGGTCACCGTAGACGCTGTACCCCTGCTCCCGGGGAAGATGGGTCCCGCAGGTAACGGTGGCCACCGGGCCGCCGTCGAACCGCAGGGTGAAGTGACAGAACTCGTCGACTCCGGTGTCGGCCCCCAACCGCCAGGTGCCGGAAACGGATCGGGGTTCGGCGCCAAGGATGTACCGGGCGCTGTTGATCCCGTAGCAACCCACGTCGTAGAGGCCTCCCCCGCCGGTCTCTCGTTTCAGGCGAATGTTGTCCGGATCTTCCATGAAGTAGTGGAAGTGGGCTTCGAAAAGGAACACGCGCCCGATGGAACCCTTCCGGATCAGCTTCTTCACCAGGGCATGCTGCGGATGGAAGCGGTACATGAACCCCTCCATCAGCACCCGGCCCGCCGCTCGGGCGGCCGCCTCCATCTCCCGCGCTTCCGCCAGGTCCATCCCCAGAGGCTTGTCGCAAAGGACATGCTTTCCGTGCGCCAACGCCTTCAGGGTCCACTCCTTGTGGAGATGGTTGGGGAGACCGATGTAGACACCGTCGATGCCGGGATCCTCCAGAAGCTCCTGGTAGTTGGGATAGCAGCGGGCGACGCCGTGCTTGGCGGAGAGCGCTTCCGCCTTCTCCGGGGAGCTGGTCCCCAGAGCCGTCAGCTCGGCCGTCTTGGCTTGGTTGATCCCCGGGATCATGGCCTTGGTGGATATCATCCCCACGCCGATGATGGCCATCCTGTACATGTTACGTCTTCCTCCGCGTCATTCTTTAACAGTCCGTGGTGAAAGTCCCGCGAGCACCGAGACCGTTCCTGCGCCCGCCGGACAAGGCGCGATTCGTGAGCATACCGGGAGTATGTGAGCGAATCGCAACACAGTCCGCCGGGATGCAGGGACGGTCGAATGCCGTGAGGACTTTTACCACGGGCTGTTAAGCCATTCCAGGTTGAAACGGGCGATGCTGATCCGCTCGCACC
It encodes:
- a CDS encoding Gfo/Idh/MocA family oxidoreductase → MYRMAIIGVGMISTKAMIPGINQAKTAELTALGTSSPEKAEALSAKHGVARCYPNYQELLEDPGIDGVYIGLPNHLHKEWTLKALAHGKHVLCDKPLGMDLAEAREMEAAARAAGRVLMEGFMYRFHPQHALVKKLIRKGSIGRVFLFEAHFHYFMEDPDNIRLKRETGGGGLYDVGCYGINSARYILGAEPRSVSGTWRLGADTGVDEFCHFTLRFDGGPVATVTCGTHLPREQGYSVYGDRGIIKAPQGYVPAPHKRVHVTVIDQDGKHEVHRVRGVNQYADEVDAFVAACGGTADDRIEAGVENMAVLDAVRKACQSGAVESCSASS